In Gracilimonas sp., a single window of DNA contains:
- the aspS gene encoding aspartate--tRNA ligase, with product MTLKRTHTCGELTAENIGEEVILNGWVGPRRDLGGVIFIDLRDRYGITQVVFKEKDDQLHEKAEQLRSEYVIGVKGKVITRGKENINPKMPTGEVEIEATDLVIYSEAETPPFEIKDGIPTNEEVRLKYRYLDLRRPEVQDKLMLRSKFYQSVRSFYHNLDFAEVETPVLMRSTPEGARDYLVPSRVNAGKFFALPQSPQTYKQLLMVSGFDRYFQIVKCFRDEDLRADRQPEFTQIDVEMSFVDEEDIYATHEALMKKVFKETIGYEVETPFPRMTYEEAMNTYGSDKPDTRFGLEFADFSEIVKEAEFKVFSGTVKAGGGVVGITVPGQGDMGRGAIDRLTDRVKEETGAGGLIYIKMQEDGPLCSVAKFLTDEIVEQMVEKSGAGKGDLVLILAGPKPDVLKQLGQLRLMMGKEFDLIDESKFNFLWVTEFPLLEWNEETRRYHAMHHPFTSPKAEDMELLDSDPGAIKARAYDLVLNGNELGGGSIRIHNQKVQSKVFELLGIGDKEAREKFGFLLDAFKFGAPPHGGIAFGIDRAVMLLTGAKSLRDVIAFPKNQKAQSLMDNSPDKVDEHQLDELHISIKKNIKDQLK from the coding sequence ATGACCCTTAAAAGAACACACACTTGCGGAGAACTTACCGCAGAAAATATTGGCGAAGAAGTAATTTTAAATGGTTGGGTAGGCCCACGGCGTGACCTCGGCGGTGTAATATTTATAGACCTTAGAGATCGATATGGCATAACCCAGGTTGTTTTTAAGGAGAAAGATGACCAGTTACATGAGAAAGCAGAACAGCTCCGCTCAGAATATGTAATCGGGGTTAAGGGTAAAGTGATTACTCGAGGGAAAGAAAATATCAACCCGAAAATGCCAACCGGTGAAGTTGAGATTGAGGCTACTGACCTGGTAATTTATTCAGAAGCGGAAACACCTCCTTTCGAGATCAAAGACGGTATTCCAACCAATGAAGAAGTTCGCCTGAAATATCGCTACCTGGATCTGCGACGGCCTGAAGTACAGGACAAGCTGATGCTGCGATCCAAATTCTATCAATCCGTGCGTTCTTTTTACCACAACCTGGATTTTGCCGAGGTGGAAACGCCCGTACTTATGCGCAGCACTCCTGAAGGTGCTCGTGATTACCTGGTTCCTAGCCGGGTCAATGCCGGGAAGTTTTTTGCATTGCCTCAAAGTCCACAGACCTATAAACAGCTGCTGATGGTTTCAGGTTTTGATCGGTATTTTCAGATTGTAAAATGTTTCAGGGATGAAGATCTGCGGGCCGATCGCCAACCGGAGTTTACCCAGATAGATGTGGAGATGAGTTTTGTAGATGAGGAAGATATTTATGCCACTCACGAAGCATTAATGAAAAAAGTATTCAAAGAAACGATAGGATATGAGGTGGAAACGCCTTTTCCCCGGATGACTTACGAAGAGGCTATGAATACCTATGGATCCGACAAACCGGACACTCGTTTTGGATTGGAATTCGCTGATTTTTCTGAGATCGTGAAAGAAGCTGAGTTTAAAGTGTTCTCCGGAACGGTTAAAGCCGGCGGCGGGGTAGTTGGCATTACGGTTCCGGGACAAGGTGACATGGGCCGTGGCGCCATTGATCGCCTGACTGATCGAGTGAAAGAAGAAACAGGAGCCGGCGGGTTAATCTATATCAAGATGCAGGAAGACGGTCCGCTTTGCAGCGTGGCTAAATTTTTGACGGATGAGATTGTAGAGCAGATGGTAGAGAAATCAGGGGCCGGTAAAGGCGACCTTGTGTTAATTCTTGCCGGTCCCAAACCGGACGTGCTAAAACAACTTGGACAACTGCGGTTGATGATGGGTAAGGAGTTTGACCTGATTGATGAGTCGAAATTTAATTTCTTGTGGGTAACGGAATTCCCACTGCTGGAATGGAATGAAGAAACCCGTCGTTATCATGCCATGCATCATCCATTTACTTCTCCGAAAGCTGAGGATATGGAGCTGCTGGATTCTGATCCTGGCGCAATAAAAGCACGGGCTTACGATTTAGTGCTGAACGGGAATGAATTAGGCGGCGGATCGATTAGAATCCATAATCAAAAAGTGCAGAGTAAGGTGTTTGAATTGTTGGGAATTGGCGATAAAGAGGCCCGCGAGAAGTTTGGGTTCTTACTGGACGCTTTTAAATTTGGGGCTCCCCCTCATGGCGGTATCGCTTTTGGTATTGACCGGGCTGTGATGTTATTGACCGGCGCAAAAAGCCTTCGCGATGTTATTGCCTTTCCTAAAAATCAAAAGGCACAGAGCCTGATGGATAATTCGCCGGATAAGGTGGATGAGCATCAACTCGATGAACTGCATATTTCCATAAAGAAAAATATTAAGGATCAGTTAAAGTGA
- a CDS encoding DUF429 domain-containing protein, with amino-acid sequence MKTAGIDGCKAGWILISFHEGEEKYEILRDKEALKTAFESYDLIFIDMPIGLEDEEYTREADELLRKKLGGEYASSVFSPPIRPALMAPSYVEANMISHEYTDKKLTLQAWNITPKIQMVDELLRADENLKDKVLESHPELLFQKLNGGMIYQKKNLKKGIKHRLELIKNRETAADDFFRDIKEEFRRNEVEEDDIVDAMVLAYCAKISEEEGIKTLPEEFEYDSEGMRKAVHYV; translated from the coding sequence GTGAAGACAGCGGGAATTGACGGATGTAAAGCAGGATGGATTTTGATCTCTTTCCATGAAGGGGAAGAGAAGTACGAAATTCTGAGAGACAAAGAAGCACTGAAAACAGCATTTGAAAGTTATGACCTTATATTCATTGACATGCCCATTGGCCTGGAAGATGAAGAATATACTCGCGAAGCGGATGAACTGCTGCGTAAAAAATTAGGCGGAGAATATGCTTCCAGTGTATTCAGTCCACCCATCCGCCCTGCTTTGATGGCCCCTTCTTATGTAGAAGCGAATATGATCAGCCATGAGTACACCGATAAAAAGCTGACGCTACAGGCCTGGAACATTACTCCTAAAATACAAATGGTAGATGAACTGCTTCGTGCAGATGAAAACTTAAAAGACAAAGTATTGGAAAGCCACCCCGAATTGCTTTTTCAAAAACTAAACGGCGGTATGATTTACCAGAAAAAGAATCTTAAAAAGGGAATCAAACATCGTTTAGAGCTCATCAAAAACAGAGAAACGGCAGCGGATGATTTCTTCCGTGATATTAAGGAAGAATTTCGTCGCAACGAGGTAGAAGAAGACGATATCGTAGATGCGATGGTGCTGGCTTATTGTGCCAAAATATCTGAGGAAGAGGGTATCAAAACCCTGCCGGAAGAATTTGAATACGATTCTGAAGGCATGCGGAAAGCCGTACACTACGTTTAG